The DNA sequence TAGGTCAGCTTCAGCACAGAGAAGAAATCCTCTCCATGCAGCGATAAACAAGTTGAGATACACTTTATCATGAACCGTGTGTCTACAGTAAACTCAGCCGTGACTATGGAGTCCCAAAGTgttcaatattaaatgaataaaggcattaaattaatgaaacaattcaatacttttttaaacatcagCGCATTATTGTTAAATTTGATCCTGTTCCTTTTCACAACAACTGCGTTCATTGTTTACTTTATTCCAGCAGTTTTTCAAAAAGTACTTTTTCAAAAGGCTGGTAAAAAGTACAGAGCCCCTGAAGTCATGAaagatgatatttttttttgtgcacacCATAAAAAATATCTTGTTTTAAGACTCGTAATTACGTTTTTGGCTGTCCAATCACATAACTTACTCTGCCCTGTTTGTCTTGATGGACAACAAAAATGTgtgttgtaaaataaataaaaatgtggaaaataaaataaaaaaacctaaagcttttattttgaaaagaagCAGGATGAAAGAACAAttacaaaatatgtattaggtTATTTTACAATTTCATGATTATATTATGTATCTTGTCTGCATTAATTAATATGATTATTAATTTTATAATGTCTTAcctatttatttaatattgaacacTGAATCGTAATAATGCGTAATCGTCTACTGAAACGTGTTTTCTACGTACCGATGAGAGACTATGAGGTTGCAGATAACAGTATACCTGGACTCAGTTGAAAtgctaaaatgtgtttattgggCTTTTAATAGAGATGAAAGCTGGTGGTGATGATTGTTCATCCAGTGATTAATCTCGCCAGGCCTCTGTGTACCTCTGCTTGCACCGGCCCATATTCCACCACTTCTCCATCTACTGTTATTATCCCTTTGGGTGAATGTGGCTCCAGCCTGAGCGCCCGCACCTTAGTGTGCACTAAATGCTGACAGTTAGTAGCCAGATGTGCACCCTTCTCCATAGCTAGGAACAGCTTCAGCAGCGCGGCGCGTGATATACCCGCTCTGACATAGATGAGATGGATGAAGCCGTCATCCAAGGTGGCGCCTGGGGCTGCCAGCAGGTCCTCCGCCAGGTGGGACTGGTACATGGCCAGCATGAGGACAAAGTCTTCCTCCTGCACCACCACCCAGTCGCTGGGCAGCGGCTGGTCAAGAGGCAGCAGAAGGGAGTCAGACGGGCCTGCGAGGGCTTTGGTGGCGCTTCGAGAAGGCGTGCTCTCCGTTCTCTGCGCTTTGAGGGAGTTGTTGGAGTGGCAGGAGTTGTGAAAAGTGTTCTGGCAGGGAGAGTCTCTGGATGGTCGAGAGGCCGAAGCCAAGGAGGAAACCTGATTGTTACAATGCAGTGTCTTGTTATTTTCCAAACCCTCCTCGATGCTGTAGTCCTCTGTGGCGGGCAGGTAAGCCAGCTTTCCCTTGTAGACGTGGAGAGAAGCCAGCCTCACCAGCGTGCCAATAGTGAACCGGGCAGCACCGACATGACGGTACTTCTCGCTCTCTATGTCGACGTCGGCCACAAAGCCCCAGGCCAGcgagaggaaggagaagagaCGAGGGCTGGAGGCCACATGGATGGAGACCAGGTCCATTCGGGCCACAAGTCTTTGACAGAGCAGGAAACCACAGCTGACAAGGAGCTCCTCACTGAACACCGGCGGGACTCTGGAGGAACAAAGGAGAGAGTTCGTCACAACAGGCAGAGCTGGAAGCATATAGCCACAGAGATCATCTAATGCTGCCTTCAAGAGATATCTGTAATACAGTGATTGGAAAATATGCTCATGTGAATTAAATGTGAAAGGAGTTTAAATTGCCATCTTATCAGGCATTCAAAACATGTTTGATCAAGAAATCAATTGTTTTAGCAACTTGatatgacttcgcgtaaacatacacgcccactttcttaagccaagatgcgtgttatctgtacgcattttgagctatctatgtgtaaacatacacaccacttggcgtgttatcacgtaAATATACACGCCACTATCTGTTCGCATTTTGAGCGCCGTATACAGTGGACGGtagggtttagtaaaagaagaaagctacggttgggtttaggaaacatgGCATGcggtttgggtttaggaaaagaagaacggggttgggtttaataaaagaagaaagggaCGGTTGAGTTTTGGAaacagtcctgtgttttacccatccaccaacaGCTACCACAGAACTACTTCCACTTCAGGCCCAGGGTGGTGCTTTAGGTCAATAT is a window from the Perca fluviatilis chromosome 1, GENO_Pfluv_1.0, whole genome shotgun sequence genome containing:
- the LOC120567942 gene encoding sphingosine kinase 1-like, with translation MDQRRADTSINPVSLYGEFTVTGCRKARCAVSLTEKDLIVQRILLAPVGRNKVVLSLKDCVGCRAYREDDNADPAAHLAVYFYPLKRRWMSSGLSRQRAEHCFRLASLQDPCANLEEAEKWARAVRERSTRQQYLRDGVSLSLLSRPSRMMLLVNPQSGKGQALTLYNNHIQRMLNEAGVTHTVVITERQNHARELVKETDLSQWDALVIMSGDGLLFEVINGLLERPDWEEAIRTPLGILPSGSGNALAASIHHYSGVPPVFSEELLVSCGFLLCQRLVARMDLVSIHVASSPRLFSFLSLAWGFVADVDIESEKYRHVGAARFTIGTLVRLASLHVYKGKLAYLPATEDYSIEEGLENNKTLHCNNQVSSLASASRPSRDSPCQNTFHNSCHSNNSLKAQRTESTPSRSATKALAGPSDSLLLPLDQPLPSDWVVVQEEDFVLMLAMYQSHLAEDLLAAPGATLDDGFIHLIYVRAGISRAALLKLFLAMEKGAHLATNCQHLVHTKVRALRLEPHSPKGIITVDGEVVEYGPVQAEVHRGLARLITG